Proteins encoded within one genomic window of Mya arenaria isolate MELC-2E11 chromosome 13, ASM2691426v1:
- the LOC128213233 gene encoding growth arrest and DNA damage-inducible protein GADD45 alpha-like, whose protein sequence is MTYTELQRRMDDTKTKGSGIGKAVRQTLVQALEQDRVRFGILRCVDILERDADNVMVCILPQGKARDAAVRIQHTLIEAFCRENDVRCLKVDCATKISTVFTSASTKEQKERAVSADLSCLLVMTPPAAASKEDEFVCDYCENFMLGGVVPHGCVEIPV, encoded by the exons ATGACATACACAGAATTACAACGTAGAATGGACGACACTAAAAC GAAAGGGTCTGGTATCGGGAAGGCGGTACGACAGACGCTTGTCCAAGCGCTTGAGCAGGATCGGGTGCGCTTCGGCATCCTTCGTTGTGTGGATATTCTCGAACG GGATGCGGATAATGTAATGGTATGCATCCTGCCCCAGGGCAAGGCCAGAGACGCCGCTGTCAGAATCCAGCACACCCTCATAGAGGCCTTTTGTCGGGAAAATGACGTCAGATGTCTCAAG GTGGACTGTGCCACAAAGATCTCCACCGTTTTCACGTCCGCGTCTACAAAGGAACAGAAAGAGCGCGCTGTTAGCGCCGACCTGAGCTGCCTACTCGTTATGACGCCCCCGGCCGCTGCTAGCAAAGAGGACGAATTTGTCTGCGACTATTGTGAGAATTTCATGCTGGGCGGCGTCGTCCCGCATGGTTGCGTCGAGATCCCCGTCTGA